The Salvelinus fontinalis isolate EN_2023a chromosome 9, ASM2944872v1, whole genome shotgun sequence genome has a window encoding:
- the akip1 gene encoding A-kinase-interacting protein 1 gives MATQAWQLESSLRRSARLGLEVLERASRRSVDWKSVSPSPNTTPTDGSAGSEVLGNSAHTSMDDAFETIVEFMAQTTYQCKNFYTSETEPMENERIHVCRYHSQSHQCTGTSLQIRKHARSSPEDFHIEVSPGTYAITAGTQDSQQQTRLVRINSGDSMNLTFHL, from the exons ATGGCAACTCAAGCCTGGCAGCTGGAGTCATCCCTGCGCCGCTCCGCCAGACTCGGCCTGGAAGTACTGGAGCGAGCGTCGAGACGGAGCGTAGACTGGAAGAGTGTGAGTCCGTCTCCCAATACAACACCAACGGATGGCAGCGCCGGGAGTGAG GTTCTGGGAAACTCAGCACACACAAGCATGGATGATGCTTTTGAGACCATAGTGGAATTCATGGCTCAGACAACATATCAATGCAAG AACTTTTACACATCAGAGACTGAGCCTATGGAAAATGAGAGAATCCATGTGTGCAGATACCATTCTCAATCTCACCAATGCACAGGGACCTCATTGCAGATCAGGAAACAT GCACGGTCATCACCTGAGGATTTCCACATTGAGGTGTCTCCAGGTACCTATGCGATTACCGCGGGAACGCAGGACTCACAGCAACAGACCCGGCTAGTACGCATTAATTCAGGAGATAGTATGAACCTCACCTTTCACCTCTAA
- the c9h11orf16 gene encoding uncharacterized protein C11orf16 homolog produces the protein MLGNPFCPVSSCVLSGRALSLCSTEFLPGCRVLARRELDGLYYLGTVTELVQGRRGVYVVEFDRPGTRRPEGGDGRAMRMSQQQQLVCSPDMLNHTQAHTHCLVPGDAVLSPWEPDLRRYGPGRVVSGMETRDSVTVESGKGLQVLLWNGRLMQVPGDLAVWIPASQHERIVREFQRIPLPPCCNDNLLHVHSTMWPPYLYCTGSQCCPSAGGPCHCPIMQPWWPLRVPPTHVHGLREGEGLERKNRQERAELEKKVDLQLGELKETKEVEPETSSSSSSSLSGDEEAGAIGEKSVSPLASTEPSPLDTLGPEHGRPDWRYWRRSHPEPQHRQPEKVPRGKFQSMKISYPDVEISGSPNHSSMFQPLPGCERRVTIRDVFGLTDSKPRPKTRLQLTAGNTITGVYT, from the exons ATGCTTGGTAATCCCTTCTGTCCAGTTAGTAGCTGTGTGTTGTCAGGGAGGGCCCTGTCCCTATGCAGCACAGAGTTTCTCCCAGGCTGCCGTGTGTTGGCCAGGAGGGAGCTGGATGGCCTTTACTACTTGGGCACTGTAACGGAGCTAGTCCAG GGTCGAAGAGGAGTGTACGTGGTTGAGTTTGACAGGCCGGGGACGAGGAGACCCGAAGGGGGAGACGGTCGCGCTATGAGGATGTCCCAGCAACAGCAGCTAGTCTGCTCTCCAGACATGCTGAACCACACTCAGGCCCACACACACTGTCTGGTCCCTGGGGATGCAGTGTTGTCCCCGTGGGAACCTGACCTGAGGAGATACGGTCCGGGGAGAGTGGTCTCCGGAATGGAGACACGAGATTCAGTGACAG TAGAGAGTGGGAAGGGGCTCCAGGTGCTGCTGTGGAATGGTAGGCTGATGCAGGTGCCTGGGGATCTAGCTGTGTGGATCCCGGCTTCTCAGCATGAACGGATCGTCAGGGAGTTCCAGCGAATTCCTCTGCCGCCATGCTGCAATGACAATTTGCTCCACGTCCACAGCACCATGTGGCCTCCCTATCTGTACTGCACTGGGTCACAGTGCTGTCCATCAGCAGGTGGACCATGCCATTGTCCAATCATGCAGCCATGGTGGCCACTGAGAGTTCCGCCTACTCATGTGCATGgcctgagagagggggaggggctagaGCGGAAAAATCGGCAAGAGAGGGCAGAGCTAGAGAAGAAGGTGGACCTCCAGTTGGGTGAGCTCAAGGAAACTAAAGAGGTCGAACCTGAGACATCATCTTCGTCCTCTTCATCCCTGTCGGGTGATGAGGAAGCAGGGGCCATAGGGGAAAAGTCTGTCAGCCCATTGGCTAGCACAGAGCCCTCTCCCCTGGACACGCTGGGGCCAGAACACGGCCGACCtgactggaggtactggaggagaagCCATCCAGAGCCACAGCACAGACAACCAG AGAAGGTACCAAGGGGAAAATTCCAGTCTATGAAAATCAGCTACCCTGACGTCGAGATCAGTGGCTCACCCAATCACAGCTCCATGTTTCAGCCACTTCCTGGCTGTGAGAGGAGGGTGACCATCAGGGATGTGTTTGGCCTGACAGACTCCAAACCTCGTCCAAAAACGAGACTACAGTTAACCGCTGGCAACACGATCACAGGTGTTTATACATGA